One Cedecea neteri DNA segment encodes these proteins:
- the aceK gene encoding bifunctional isocitrate dehydrogenase kinase/phosphatase, translated as MSHRLELLIAHTILQGFDAQYGRFLEVTAGAQQRFEQADWHAVQQAMKSRINLYDHHVGLVVEQLRCITGGQNTDAAFLLRVKEQYTRLLPDYPRFEIAESFFNSVYCRLFDHRSLTPERLFIFSSQAGKQLRPLPRPLAKTFLPEQGWTTLLTTLLSDLPLRLPWQDIARDVGFILAHLHETFGAETLRTATLEVANELFYRNKAAWLVGKLVLPGGKIPFLLPIHRTDDGRLMVDTCLTSSPEASIVFGFARSYFMVYAPFPAALVEWLREILPGKTTAELYMAIGCQKHGKTESYREYLTYIHGTHEQFIEAPGIRGMVMLVFTLPGFDRVFKVIKDKFAPQKEVTAERVRACYQLVKEHDRVGRMADTQEFENFVLDKRQISSDLMALLQEEVPEKLTDLGDRIAISHLYIERRMVPLNLWLEQVEGQQLRDAVEEYGNAIRQLAAANIFPGDMLFKNFGVTRHGRVVFYDYDEICYMTEVNFRDIPPPRYPEDELSSEPWYSISPGDVFPEEFRHYLCADKRIRPLFDEMHADLFRADFWRALQTRIRDGYVEDVYAYRRRQRFSQRFGEVKRAG; from the coding sequence ATGTCACACAGGCTGGAGCTGTTAATTGCCCACACCATCCTGCAGGGGTTCGACGCGCAATACGGTCGATTTCTGGAGGTCACCGCGGGTGCCCAGCAGCGCTTTGAACAGGCTGACTGGCACGCCGTTCAGCAGGCGATGAAAAGCCGTATCAACCTGTACGATCACCACGTAGGTCTCGTCGTAGAACAGCTTCGCTGCATCACTGGCGGGCAAAATACCGACGCGGCCTTTCTCCTGCGCGTGAAAGAGCAATACACCCGCTTGCTGCCGGATTATCCACGTTTTGAAATTGCCGAAAGCTTTTTTAATTCTGTCTATTGTCGACTCTTCGACCACCGCTCGCTTACTCCCGAGCGGCTTTTTATCTTCAGCTCACAGGCTGGTAAGCAGCTTCGGCCGCTGCCTCGCCCACTGGCAAAAACATTTCTCCCGGAGCAGGGTTGGACGACGTTGCTCACGACCTTGCTCTCCGATCTCCCGCTTCGCCTGCCGTGGCAGGATATTGCGCGAGATGTGGGTTTTATCCTCGCCCATCTGCACGAAACCTTCGGCGCAGAAACATTGCGGACGGCCACGCTGGAAGTGGCTAATGAACTGTTTTACCGCAATAAAGCCGCCTGGCTGGTTGGCAAACTGGTTCTGCCGGGAGGAAAAATTCCCTTTTTATTGCCGATCCATCGCACCGATGATGGCCGGTTAATGGTAGACACCTGCCTGACCAGTTCCCCCGAAGCCAGCATCGTTTTTGGCTTTGCGCGTTCTTATTTCATGGTGTATGCCCCTTTCCCCGCAGCGCTTGTTGAGTGGCTGCGCGAGATTTTACCAGGAAAAACCACCGCCGAGCTGTACATGGCGATTGGCTGCCAGAAGCACGGCAAAACCGAAAGCTATCGCGAATATCTGACCTACATTCACGGCACGCATGAGCAGTTTATTGAGGCACCCGGCATACGCGGCATGGTGATGCTTGTGTTCACGCTGCCGGGCTTTGATCGCGTGTTTAAAGTGATAAAAGACAAGTTCGCGCCGCAGAAAGAAGTCACCGCCGAAAGAGTCCGTGCCTGCTACCAACTGGTAAAAGAGCATGACCGCGTGGGGCGCATGGCGGATACGCAGGAGTTTGAAAACTTCGTGCTGGATAAGCGGCAGATAAGTTCCGATCTCATGGCGCTGCTGCAGGAAGAAGTTCCTGAAAAACTGACCGATCTTGGCGACCGCATTGCTATCAGCCATCTCTACATTGAGCGGCGAATGGTGCCGCTTAACCTGTGGCTGGAGCAGGTAGAAGGCCAGCAGCTACGGGATGCGGTGGAAGAGTACGGCAACGCCATTCGTCAGTTGGCGGCAGCCAACATCTTCCCTGGCGACATGCTGTTTAAAAACTTTGGCGTGACGCGCCACGGGCGGGTGGTGTTCTACGATTACGATGAAATTTGCTACATGACCGAGGTAAATTTCCGGGATATTCCGCCGCCGCGTTACCCGGAAGATGAACTCTCTTCGGAGCCGTGGTACAGCATCTCGCCGGGAGATGTCTTCCCGGAAGAGTTCCGGCACTATCTTTGCGCGGACAAACGCATTCGCCCGCTATTCGATGAAATGCACGCCGACCTGTTCCGCGCCGACTTTTGGCGTGCTTTGCAAACCCGCATCCGCGATGGCTATGTCGAAGATGTTTATGCTTATCGCCGCCGCCAGCGCTTTAGCCAGCGGTTTGGGGAAGTGAAGCGAGCGGGCTAG
- the iclR gene encoding glyoxylate bypass operon transcriptional repressor IclR codes for MVATVPAKRGKKPRAAAAAAPAATGQVQSLTRGLKLLEWIAESHGSVALTELAQQAGLPNSTTHRLLTTMQQLGFVHQVGDLGHWTIGAHAFVVGSSFLQSRNLLAIVHPILRKLMEASGETVNLAVLDKSDHQAIIIDQVQCTQLMRMSAPIGGKLPMHASGAGKAFLAQLNDDELAGLLHRKGLHSYTPATLTSPLHLKEDLAQTRKRGYSFDDEEHALGLRCVASCIYDEHHEAFAAISISGPISRITDDRVTELGALVIKAAKEITLAYGGGR; via the coding sequence ATGGTTGCTACAGTCCCCGCTAAACGAGGTAAGAAACCCCGCGCCGCAGCCGCTGCGGCTCCGGCTGCTACCGGGCAAGTGCAGTCCCTGACCCGCGGCCTTAAGCTGCTGGAGTGGATCGCCGAATCTCACGGTAGTGTGGCGCTCACCGAGCTTGCCCAGCAGGCTGGTTTGCCCAATTCCACCACCCACCGCCTGCTCACCACGATGCAGCAGTTAGGCTTTGTGCATCAGGTGGGCGATCTTGGCCACTGGACGATTGGCGCGCACGCATTTGTCGTCGGCAGCAGCTTCCTGCAAAGCCGCAATCTGCTGGCCATTGTGCACCCGATTCTGCGCAAACTGATGGAAGCCTCCGGTGAAACCGTCAACCTCGCGGTGCTCGACAAGAGCGATCACCAAGCGATTATTATCGACCAGGTTCAGTGCACGCAGCTGATGCGTATGTCGGCGCCCATTGGCGGCAAGCTGCCGATGCACGCGTCCGGTGCGGGCAAGGCGTTTCTGGCCCAGCTTAACGACGACGAACTGGCCGGCCTGCTGCACCGCAAAGGCCTGCACAGTTACACGCCGGCAACGCTGACTTCGCCGCTGCATTTGAAAGAAGATTTAGCGCAAACCCGCAAGCGTGGTTATTCGTTTGACGATGAAGAACATGCGCTGGGGCTGCGTTGCGTAGCCTCGTGCATCTACGATGAACATCATGAAGCGTTTGCGGCGATCTCCATTTCTGGCCCGATTTCACGCATCACCGATGACCGAGTAACGGAGCTGGGTGCGCTGGTGATCAAAGCGGCGAAGGAAATTACTCTGGCTTACGGCGGCGGGCGCTAG
- the metH gene encoding methionine synthase: protein MSNNVEKLKQQLSERILVLDGGMGTMIQSYRLDESDFRGERFADWPCDLKGNNDLLVLSKPEIIAAIHYAYFEAGADIVETNTFNSTTIAMADYQMESLSAEINYEAAKLARVCADEWTARTPEKPRYVAGVLGPTNRTASISPDVNDPAFRNITFDQLVAAYRESTRALVEGGADLIMIETVFDTLNAKAAIFAVKAEFEALGVDLPIMISGTITDASGRTLSGQTTEAFYNSLRHADALSFGLNCALGPDELRQYVAELSRIAECYVTAHPNAGLPNAFGEYDLDAEVMAQQIGEWAQAGFLNIVGGCCGTTPAHIAAMSKVVAGVAPRKLPDLPVACRLAGLEPLNIGADSLFVNVGERTNVTGSAKFKRLIKEEKYNEALEVALQQVASGAQIIDINMDEGMLDAEAAMVRFLNLIAGEPDIARVPIMIDSSKWDVIEKGLKCIQGKGIVNSISMKEGIEPFIHHAKLVRRYGAAMVVMAFDEVGQADTRERKIEICRRAYKILTEEVGFPPEDIIFDPNIFAVATGIEEHNNYAQDFIGACEDIKRELPHAMISGGVSNVSFSFRGNDPVREAIHAVFLYYAIRNGMDMGIVNAGQLAIYDDLPAELRDAVEDVILNRRDDSTERLLELAEKYRGSKSDDGANAQLAEWRSWDVAKRLEYSLVKGITEFIEADTEEARQQSARPIEVIEGPLMAGMNVVGDLFGEGKMFLPQVVKSARVMKQAVAYLEPYIEASKEQGSSNGKIVLATVKGDVHDIGKNIVGVVLQCNNYEIIDLGVMVPGEKILKTAREVGADIIGLSGLITPSLDEMVNVAKEMERQGFTLPLLIGGATTSKAHTAVKIEQNYSGPTVYVQNASRTVGVVSALLSETQRDEFVARTRKEYEVVRTQHARKKPRTPPVTLEVARDNDLPFDWESYTPPVPHRLGVQEVTASIETLRNYIDWTPFFMTWSLAGKYPRILEDEVVGDEAKRLFKDANEMLDMLHRTKTMTPRGVVGLFPANRVGDDVEIYADETRSQVKGFSRHLRQQTEKNGFPNYCIADFVAPKHSGKADYIGAFAVTGGIEEDALADAYDAQHDDYNKIMVKAVADRLAEAFAEYLHERVRKVYWGYAATENLSNEELIRENYQGIRPAPGYPACPEHTEKAAIWALLDVENVIGMKLTESYAMWPGASVSGWYFSHPDSKYFAVAQIQRDQVEDYARRKGMPVSEVERWLAPNLGYDAD, encoded by the coding sequence GTGAGCAACAATGTAGAGAAGCTGAAGCAACAACTGAGTGAACGCATTTTGGTGCTGGACGGCGGTATGGGGACCATGATCCAAAGCTACCGTCTTGATGAGAGTGATTTCCGCGGCGAGCGTTTTGCCGACTGGCCGTGTGACCTCAAAGGCAACAATGACCTGCTGGTGCTCAGCAAACCGGAAATTATCGCCGCGATTCACTATGCCTACTTTGAAGCTGGCGCCGACATCGTCGAAACTAACACCTTTAACTCCACCACCATTGCGATGGCGGATTACCAAATGGAGTCGCTATCGGCGGAAATTAACTACGAAGCCGCTAAGCTGGCGCGTGTCTGTGCTGACGAATGGACGGCCCGCACGCCGGAAAAACCGCGTTACGTCGCCGGTGTGCTTGGCCCAACCAACCGCACGGCGTCGATTTCCCCGGATGTGAACGACCCGGCCTTCCGCAACATCACCTTTGATCAGCTGGTTGCCGCTTACCGCGAATCGACCAGGGCGCTGGTGGAAGGCGGGGCCGACTTGATCATGATCGAAACAGTGTTCGACACCCTGAACGCCAAAGCCGCCATCTTCGCCGTAAAAGCGGAATTTGAAGCGCTCGGCGTTGACCTGCCGATCATGATTTCCGGCACTATTACCGATGCGTCAGGCCGTACGCTTTCCGGTCAGACGACGGAAGCTTTCTATAACTCCCTACGCCACGCCGATGCGCTCTCTTTCGGCCTGAACTGTGCGCTGGGGCCGGACGAACTCCGCCAGTACGTGGCTGAACTGTCGCGCATTGCTGAGTGCTACGTGACGGCTCACCCTAATGCTGGTCTGCCAAACGCTTTTGGCGAATACGACCTTGATGCGGAAGTGATGGCGCAGCAGATTGGGGAATGGGCGCAGGCCGGGTTCCTGAACATTGTCGGCGGCTGTTGCGGGACAACGCCTGCGCATATCGCCGCAATGAGCAAAGTGGTAGCCGGCGTCGCGCCGCGTAAACTTCCCGATCTGCCGGTTGCCTGTCGGCTTGCCGGGCTTGAGCCATTGAACATCGGCGCGGACAGCCTGTTTGTTAACGTCGGCGAACGCACCAACGTCACCGGCTCGGCAAAATTCAAACGTCTGATCAAAGAAGAAAAATATAACGAAGCGCTGGAAGTGGCGCTGCAGCAGGTCGCCAGCGGCGCGCAAATCATCGACATCAACATGGATGAAGGGATGCTGGATGCCGAGGCGGCGATGGTACGTTTCCTGAACCTGATTGCCGGTGAACCGGATATCGCCCGGGTGCCGATCATGATCGACTCCTCGAAATGGGACGTGATCGAAAAAGGGCTGAAGTGCATTCAGGGCAAAGGCATCGTTAACTCGATTTCCATGAAAGAAGGCATTGAGCCGTTTATCCACCATGCGAAGCTGGTACGCCGCTACGGCGCGGCGATGGTGGTGATGGCGTTTGATGAGGTCGGCCAGGCCGATACGCGCGAGCGTAAAATCGAGATTTGCCGCCGGGCCTATAAAATTCTTACCGAAGAGGTGGGTTTCCCGCCGGAAGATATCATTTTTGACCCGAATATCTTCGCGGTGGCGACCGGCATCGAAGAACACAACAATTACGCCCAGGATTTCATCGGCGCCTGCGAAGACATTAAGCGCGAGCTGCCCCATGCGATGATCTCTGGTGGCGTGTCTAACGTCTCCTTCTCCTTCCGCGGCAACGATCCGGTGCGCGAAGCCATTCACGCGGTGTTCCTTTACTACGCGATTCGCAACGGCATGGACATGGGGATCGTCAACGCCGGGCAACTGGCGATATACGACGATCTTCCCGCTGAACTGCGGGATGCCGTCGAAGACGTCATTCTCAACCGCCGCGACGACAGTACCGAGCGTCTGCTGGAGCTGGCTGAAAAATATCGCGGCAGTAAAAGCGATGACGGCGCCAATGCTCAACTGGCGGAATGGCGTAGCTGGGACGTGGCGAAGCGTCTGGAATATTCGCTGGTGAAAGGCATCACCGAGTTTATTGAAGCGGATACCGAAGAAGCCCGTCAGCAGTCGGCTCGCCCCATTGAAGTGATTGAAGGCCCGCTGATGGCCGGAATGAACGTGGTGGGTGATTTGTTCGGCGAAGGGAAAATGTTCCTGCCGCAGGTGGTGAAGTCTGCCCGCGTGATGAAGCAGGCGGTGGCATACCTTGAGCCGTACATCGAAGCCAGCAAGGAACAGGGCAGCAGCAACGGTAAAATCGTGCTGGCCACCGTCAAGGGCGACGTGCATGACATCGGCAAGAACATCGTCGGCGTGGTGCTGCAATGTAACAACTACGAGATTATCGATCTTGGCGTGATGGTGCCCGGTGAGAAAATTTTGAAAACCGCCCGTGAAGTCGGGGCCGATATCATCGGCCTGTCAGGGCTTATCACCCCATCGCTGGACGAAATGGTCAATGTGGCCAAAGAGATGGAGCGGCAGGGTTTTACGCTGCCGCTGCTGATCGGTGGGGCGACCACGTCAAAAGCCCACACGGCGGTGAAAATAGAGCAGAACTACAGCGGGCCAACCGTCTACGTGCAGAATGCGTCACGTACCGTTGGCGTGGTTTCTGCTCTACTTTCAGAAACCCAGCGCGATGAGTTTGTCGCCCGCACTCGCAAAGAGTACGAAGTTGTTCGTACGCAGCACGCGCGTAAAAAACCGCGCACGCCGCCGGTTACGCTGGAAGTCGCGCGGGATAACGATCTGCCTTTCGACTGGGAAAGCTATACGCCTCCGGTTCCGCATCGGCTGGGCGTGCAGGAAGTGACCGCCAGTATTGAAACGCTGCGAAACTATATCGACTGGACACCGTTCTTCATGACCTGGTCGCTGGCCGGTAAATACCCCCGCATTCTGGAAGATGAGGTTGTTGGCGATGAGGCAAAACGCCTGTTTAAAGACGCTAACGAGATGCTGGATATGCTCCATCGGACGAAAACAATGACGCCGCGCGGCGTGGTCGGCCTGTTCCCGGCGAATCGCGTGGGGGACGACGTGGAAATTTATGCCGATGAAACACGATCTCAGGTTAAAGGCTTCAGTCGCCATCTGCGCCAGCAAACGGAAAAGAACGGCTTCCCGAACTACTGCATTGCCGATTTTGTTGCGCCTAAACACAGCGGTAAAGCCGACTACATCGGCGCTTTTGCGGTCACCGGCGGTATTGAAGAAGATGCACTGGCTGATGCCTACGATGCGCAGCACGATGATTACAATAAAATTATGGTGAAAGCGGTTGCCGACCGCCTGGCCGAAGCTTTTGCAGAATATCTGCACGAGCGCGTGCGTAAAGTCTACTGGGGCTATGCGGCCACGGAAAACCTCAGCAACGAGGAACTGATTCGTGAGAATTATCAGGGAATTCGCCCGGCACCGGGCTACCCGGCCTGCCCGGAGCACACGGAAAAAGCGGCCATCTGGGCGCTGCTGGACGTCGAAAACGTGATTGGCATGAAGCTCACAGAGTCTTACGCCATGTGGCCCGGCGCATCTGTTTCCGGCTGGTACTTCAGCCACCCGGACAGCAAGTACTTCGCCGTCGCGCAAATTCAGCGTGATCAGGTCGAAGACTATGCTCGCCGTAAAGGTATGCCGGTCAGCGAGGTTGAACGCTGGCTTGCGCCGAACCTCGGGTACGACGCCGACTAA
- a CDS encoding Na/Pi cotransporter family protein, translating into MLTLLHLLSAVSLLVWGTHIVRTGIMRVYGANLRSVLSHSVEKKPLAFCAGIGVTALVQSSNATTMLVTSFVAQDLVALAPALVIVLGADVGTALMARILTFDLSWLSPLLIFIGVIFFLSRKQTRAGQLGRVGIGLGLILLALELIVGAVTPITQANGVQVIFASLTGDIMLDALIGAMFAIISYSSLAAVLLTATLTSTGVISFDVALCLVIGANLGSGLLAMINNSAANAAARRVALGSLLFKLVGSLLVLPFVHVLARLMHHLPLPESELVIYFHVFYNLIRCLVMVPFAEPMARFCRRVISEAPEVDARMKPKHLDPTALDTPALGLSNAARETLRMGDVLEQMLETWSKVMHGEPRQEKELRKLADDVDVLYTAIKLYLAQMPKEDLAEMESRRWAEIIEMSLNLEQAADIIERMGSEVADKSLAARRAFSPDGLTELDNLLQQLISNLQLSLSVFFSSDLGSARRLRRNKHRFRIMNRRYSHAHVDRLHQQNVQSIETSSLHLGLLGDMKRLNSLFCSVAYSVLDQPDDDDERDEY; encoded by the coding sequence GTGCTGACGTTGTTACACCTGCTGTCTGCCGTTTCGCTGCTGGTCTGGGGCACGCATATTGTGCGCACTGGTATCATGCGCGTTTACGGTGCCAACCTGCGCAGTGTGCTTAGCCACAGCGTAGAAAAGAAACCGCTCGCCTTCTGCGCCGGGATAGGCGTGACCGCGCTGGTGCAGAGCAGTAATGCCACCACCATGTTGGTGACCTCGTTTGTTGCCCAGGATTTGGTGGCGCTCGCTCCTGCGCTGGTGATTGTGCTGGGGGCTGATGTCGGTACAGCGCTAATGGCGCGTATCCTGACTTTCGATCTCTCATGGCTTTCGCCACTGCTGATTTTCATCGGTGTTATCTTCTTTCTCAGCCGCAAGCAGACCCGCGCCGGGCAGCTTGGCCGCGTGGGGATTGGCCTGGGCCTTATTCTGCTGGCGCTTGAGCTGATTGTAGGGGCCGTTACGCCGATTACCCAGGCGAACGGCGTCCAGGTGATCTTTGCTTCCCTGACCGGCGACATCATGCTCGACGCGCTGATTGGCGCGATGTTTGCCATTATCAGCTACTCGAGTCTGGCCGCCGTCCTGCTGACGGCCACGCTGACCTCCACCGGCGTGATCTCGTTTGATGTGGCGCTGTGCCTGGTCATCGGGGCTAACCTCGGCTCCGGCCTGCTGGCAATGATCAACAACAGCGCTGCCAATGCTGCCGCGCGTCGCGTGGCGTTGGGCAGTCTGCTGTTCAAGCTGGTGGGCAGTCTGCTGGTGTTGCCGTTTGTGCATGTCCTGGCCCGGTTGATGCACCACCTGCCGCTGCCGGAATCTGAACTGGTTATCTACTTCCACGTGTTCTACAACCTGATTCGTTGCCTGGTGATGGTGCCGTTTGCCGAACCCATGGCGCGCTTCTGCCGCCGGGTGATCAGCGAAGCGCCGGAAGTCGATGCCCGGATGAAGCCGAAGCACCTCGATCCTACGGCGCTGGATACTCCCGCATTGGGGTTATCTAACGCTGCGCGTGAAACCCTGAGAATGGGCGACGTGCTTGAGCAGATGCTGGAAACCTGGAGCAAGGTGATGCACGGCGAGCCGCGCCAGGAAAAAGAGCTGCGTAAGCTGGCTGATGACGTGGACGTGCTGTATACCGCCATCAAACTCTATCTCGCGCAGATGCCGAAGGAAGATTTGGCGGAAATGGAATCGCGCCGCTGGGCTGAAATCATTGAAATGTCGCTTAACCTGGAGCAGGCGGCGGACATCATCGAACGTATGGGCAGCGAAGTGGCGGATAAATCCCTCGCCGCGCGCCGGGCCTTCTCGCCGGATGGCCTGACCGAGCTGGATAACCTGCTCCAGCAGCTGATCAGCAACCTGCAGCTGAGCCTGTCGGTGTTCTTTTCGAGTGACCTGGGCAGCGCCCGCCGGCTGCGCCGGAACAAACACCGCTTCCGTATCATGAACCGCCGTTACTCTCATGCCCACGTTGATCGCCTGCACCAGCAGAACGTGCAGAGTATCGAGACCAGTTCGTTGCACCTTGGGCTGCTGGGAGACATGAAGCGCCTGAACTCGTTGTTCTGCTCCGTCGCCTACAGCGTGCTGGACCAGCCGGACGATGACGACGAACGGGATGAATATTGA
- the rluF gene encoding 23S rRNA pseudouridine(2604) synthase RluF, translated as MLTNSSIRLNKYISESGICSRRDADRYIEQGNVFINGKRAKIGDQVFAGDSVKVNGQLIEPRNEEDLVLIALNKPVGIVSTTEDGEKDNIVDYVNHSKRVFPIGRLDKDSQGLIFLTNHGDLVNKILRAGNDHEKEYVVTVNKPVTDEFIRGMGAGVPILGTVTKKCKVKKEAPFAFRITLVQGLNRQIRRMCEHFGYEVTKLERTRIMNVNLTGIPLGEWRDLTDDELIELFKLIEDSSSEAKPAKKAKPKAAGPAAKKPLVSGPKSSAKTPAELASRKRFASPGRKKKGR; from the coding sequence ATGCTGACTAATTCATCTATTCGTCTTAACAAATACATCAGCGAGAGCGGGATCTGCTCACGCCGTGATGCCGATCGCTACATCGAACAGGGCAACGTTTTTATTAACGGCAAACGCGCCAAAATTGGCGATCAGGTTTTTGCCGGCGACAGCGTGAAGGTGAATGGTCAGCTCATCGAACCCCGCAACGAAGAAGATCTGGTGCTCATTGCACTGAATAAGCCGGTGGGGATTGTAAGCACCACGGAAGACGGTGAGAAAGACAACATCGTTGACTATGTGAACCACAGCAAGCGCGTGTTCCCTATTGGTCGCCTGGATAAAGATTCTCAGGGGCTGATTTTCCTCACCAACCACGGCGACCTGGTGAACAAAATCCTGCGTGCCGGGAACGACCATGAAAAAGAGTACGTGGTCACGGTGAACAAGCCGGTTACCGACGAGTTTATTCGCGGTATGGGGGCGGGCGTGCCGATTCTGGGCACCGTCACCAAGAAATGCAAAGTTAAAAAAGAAGCGCCGTTTGCGTTTCGCATCACCCTGGTGCAGGGGCTGAACCGCCAGATCCGCCGCATGTGTGAACACTTTGGCTATGAAGTGACGAAGCTGGAGCGCACGCGCATCATGAACGTTAATCTCACCGGGATCCCGCTGGGGGAATGGCGCGACCTGACGGATGATGAACTGATTGAACTGTTTAAGCTGATTGAGGATTCCTCCTCAGAGGCGAAACCGGCTAAAAAAGCGAAGCCAAAAGCGGCCGGCCCGGCGGCGAAAAAACCGTTGGTAAGCGGCCCGAAAAGCTCAGCAAAAACGCCCGCTGAGCTTGCCTCGCGTAAACGCTTTGCTTCCCCAGGCCGGAAGAAGAAGGGCCGTTAA
- a CDS encoding DUF3811 domain-containing protein → MATARLTQQDMTESEQRELKTLLDRARIAHGRTLTNSETNQVKKEYIDKLMAERALAAKKARQLKKQNALKPDTTTTYSWSANNHTRGKR, encoded by the coding sequence ATGGCTACAGCCAGACTGACACAGCAAGACATGACGGAAAGCGAACAGCGTGAGCTAAAAACGCTGCTGGATCGCGCCCGCATTGCCCACGGTCGTACGTTGACCAACTCAGAGACTAATCAGGTAAAAAAAGAGTACATCGACAAGCTGATGGCGGAACGTGCGCTGGCGGCCAAGAAAGCTCGCCAGCTGAAGAAACAAAATGCCTTAAAGCCGGATACGACGACGACTTATTCATGGTCGGCCAATAATCACACGCGAGGTAAGCGCTAG
- the panS gene encoding ketopantoate/pantoate/pantothenate transporter PanS produces MVATLTRLFPLWALLLSVAAYYTPSTFTPIGPWVSTLLMLIMFGMGVHLRLEDFKRVLSRPAPVAAGIFLHYLVMPLAAWLLAMLFHMPPDLSAGMVLVGSVASGTASNVMIYLAKGDVALSVTISSVSTLVGVFATPLLTRLYVDADIKVDVMGMLVSILQIVIIPIGLGLIVHHLFPRLVKRVEPWLPAFSMLCILAIISAVVAGSASHIASVGLMVIVAVILHNTIGLLGGYWGGRLFGFDESTCRTLAIEVGMQNSGLAATLGKIYFSPLAALPGALFSVWHNLSGSLLAGYWSGKAITPKPDDKK; encoded by the coding sequence ATGGTTGCTACCCTAACCCGGCTGTTCCCGCTCTGGGCGCTGCTGCTCTCCGTCGCTGCGTATTATACCCCCTCAACCTTTACCCCAATTGGCCCGTGGGTCAGCACGCTGCTGATGCTCATTATGTTTGGCATGGGCGTGCATCTGCGACTTGAAGACTTTAAACGCGTGCTGTCGCGCCCGGCCCCGGTAGCTGCAGGCATTTTTCTGCATTACCTGGTGATGCCGCTGGCGGCGTGGCTACTGGCGATGTTGTTCCATATGCCACCCGATCTGTCAGCCGGGATGGTGCTGGTCGGCAGCGTAGCCAGCGGCACGGCGTCCAACGTCATGATTTACTTGGCCAAAGGCGATGTTGCGCTCTCCGTGACTATCTCATCGGTTTCCACGCTGGTCGGCGTATTTGCCACGCCGCTGCTGACCCGTCTCTACGTCGACGCCGACATTAAAGTCGATGTGATGGGCATGCTGGTGAGCATTCTGCAAATCGTCATCATCCCGATTGGCCTTGGCCTGATTGTGCATCACCTGTTCCCGCGCCTGGTGAAGCGCGTGGAGCCGTGGCTGCCTGCGTTTTCTATGCTTTGTATTCTCGCCATCATTAGCGCAGTTGTGGCAGGTTCGGCGTCACACATAGCTTCCGTGGGTCTGATGGTGATTGTCGCGGTGATTCTGCATAACACTATTGGCCTGCTCGGCGGTTACTGGGGAGGGCGGCTGTTTGGGTTTGACGAGTCGACCTGCCGGACGCTGGCCATCGAAGTGGGAATGCAGAACTCTGGTCTTGCGGCCACGCTGGGCAAAATCTACTTCTCCCCGCTCGCGGCACTGCCTGGCGCATTGTTCTCCGTCTGGCACAATCTCTCCGGCTCTCTGCTGGCCGGGTATTGGTCTGGCAAGGCGATAACGCCGAAGCCAGACGACAAAAAATAA